In Ciconia boyciana chromosome 16, ASM3463844v1, whole genome shotgun sequence, one genomic interval encodes:
- the WFIKKN2 gene encoding WAP, Kazal, immunoglobulin, Kunitz and NTR domain-containing protein 2 codes for MDVKGKKGPVGMPKEATCDRFMCIQQGSECDIWDGQPVCKCKDRCEKEPSFTCASDGLTYYNKCYMDAEACIKGITLNVVTCRYHLTWPNTSPIPPETTARPTTAYSETTVIDILPPALVNNPVHQSVYVGETVSFLCDVTGRPKPEITWEKQVDGKDKVIMKPNHVRGNVVVTNIAQLVIYNTQLQDAGIYTCTAKNSGGLLRADFPLSVIKGEPTSKEASQNKTHFPTDECLKQPDSEDCGEEQTRWYYDAKKNNCFTFIYGNCNSNLNHFETYENCMLTCMNGPINICNLPALQGHCKAYEPRWAYNSLTKQCQSFIYGGCGGNENNFESREACEEMCPFPKNTHCKACKPRQKLVTSFCKSDFVILGRITELTEDQDSGHALVTVEEILKDEKMGLKFLGKEPLEITLLNMDWSCPCPNMTTVDGQLIIMGDVHNGMAVLQPDSFVGTSSIRRVRKLREVIHKKTCELLKEFLGLH; via the coding sequence ATGGAcgtcaaggggaaaaaagggccGGTGGGAATGCCCAAAGAGGCAACCTGCGACCGTTTCATGTGCATCCAGCAAGGCTCAGAGTGCGACATCTGGGACGGGCAACCTGTCTGCAAGTGCAAGGACAGATGTGAGAAGGAGCCGAGCTTCACCTGTGCCTCCGACGGGCTCACCTACTACAACAAGTGCTACATGGATGCAGAAGCTTGCATCAAAGGCATTACACTGAATGTAGTCACCTGTAGGTACCATCTCACCTGGCCGAACACAAGCCCTATCCCACCAGAAACAACAGCTCGCCCTACTACTGCCTATTCCGAGACAACGGTCATTGATATCTTGCCACCTGCTCTAGTGAACAACCCCGTCCATCAGTCTGTCTACGTGGGAGAGACCGTCAGCTTCCTCTGTGATGTTACAGGGAGACCCAAGCCAGAAATCACGTGGGAGAAGCAGGTCGATGGGAAAGACAAAGTCATTATGAAGCCAAATCACGTCAGAGGGAACGTTGTGGTCACCAACATCGCCCAACTGGTCATCTACAACACCCAGCTCCAAGATGCAGGCATCTATACCTGCACTGCCAAAAACAGCGGTGGCCTTCTCAGGGCTGATTTCCCTTTGTCAGTCATCAAAGGAGAACCCACATCCAAAGAAGcttcccaaaacaaaacacattttccaacCGATGAGTGCCTGAAGCAACCAGACAGCGAAGACTGTGGGGAAGAGCAGACCAGGTGGTACTatgatgcaaagaaaaacaactgctttACTTTCATCTATGGGAACTGTAACAGCAACCTCAACCACTTTGAGACCTATGAGAACTGTATGTTAACGTGCATGAACGGCCCAATCAACATTTGCAATCTGCCAGCCCTCCAAGGTCACTGCAAGGCCTATGAGCCCAGATGGGCCTATAACAGCTTGACAAAGCAGTGCCAGTCCTTCATTTATGGTGGGTGTGGAGGCAACGAGAACAACTTCGAGAGCCGGGAGGCCTGCGAAGAGATGTGCCCTTTCCCAAAGAACACGCACTGCAAAGCTTGCAAACCACGCCAGAAGCTGGTGACAAGCTTCTGCAAAAGCGACTTTGTTATCCTGGGCCGTATAACAGAGCTGACCGAAGACCAAGACTCGGGACATGCCCTGGTGACAGTGGAGGAGATtctcaaagatgaaaaaatgggATTAAAATTCCTGGGGAAGGAACCACTAGAAATCACGCTTTTGAACATGGACTGGAGCTGCCCATGTCCCAACATGACCACAGTGGATGGCCAGCTCATCATCATGGGAGATGTCCACAACGGCATGGCTGTCCTACAGCCAGACAGCTTTGTGGGGACCTCCAGCATCCGGCGGGTGCGGAAACTCCGTGAAGTCATCCACAAGAAAACCTGTGAGCTTTTGAAAGAGTTCCTAGGATTGCATTAA
- the TOB1 gene encoding protein Tob1 — protein sequence MQLEIQVALNFIISYLYNKLPRRRVNIFGEELERLLKKKYEGHWYPEKPYKGSGFRCIHIGEKVDPVIEQASKESGLDIDDVRGNLPQDLSVWIDPFEVSYQIGEKGPVKVLYVDDNENGCELDKEIKNSFNPEAQVFMPISDPASSVSSSPSPPFGHSAAVSPTFMPRSTQPLTFTTATFAATKFGSTKMKNSGRSNKVARTSPTNLGLNVNDLLKQKALSSSMHSLYGLGLGSQQQQQQQQQQKTSALSPNAKEFIFPNMQGQGSTSSIFPGDSPLNLSPLQYSNAFDMFAAYGGLNEKSFVDGLNFSLNNMQYSNQQFQPVMAN from the coding sequence ATGCAGCTTGAAATCCAAGTAGCActcaattttattatttcatatttgtacAATAAGCTTCCCAGACGACGTGTCAACATTTTTGGTGAAGAGCTTGAAAGGCTTCTCAAGAAGAAGTATGAAGGGCACTGGTATCCAGAAAAGCCATACAAAGGATCAGGGTTTAGATGTATACATATAGGGGAGAAAGTGGACCCGGTCATAGAACAAGCATCCAAAGAGAGTGGTTTGGACATTGATGATGTTCGTGGCAACTTGCCTCAGGATCTTAGTGTTTGGATTGACCCATTTGAGGTTTCATACCAAATCGGTGAAAAGGGACCAGTGAAAGTGCTTTATGTGGATGATAATGAAAATGGATGTGAGTTGGATAAGGAAATCAAGAACAGCTTTAACCCAGAGGCCCAGGTGTTCATGCCAATTAGTGACCCAGCATCTTCAGTGTCTagttctccttctcctccctttggTCACTCTGCTGCTGTGAGCCCAACTTTCATGCCCCGCTCCACTCAGCCTTTAACCTTCACCACTGCCACATTTGCTGCCACCAAGTTTGGCTCGACCAAAATGAAGAATAGCGGCCGTAGCAACAAGGTCGCCCGCACCTCTCCCACCAACCTTGGCTTGAATGTCAATGACCTGTTGAAGCAGAAagccctttcctcctccatgcACTCTCTCTACGGGCTTGGCTTAggcagtcagcagcagcagcagcaacaacaacagcagaagACTTCTGCCCTTTCTCCTAACGCAAAGGAGTTCATTTTCCCCAACATGCAGGGTCAAGGTAGTACCAGTAGCATCTTTCCTGGTGACAGCCCCCTTAACCTCAGTCCTCTCCAGTACAGTAATGCCTTTGATATGTTTGCAGCCTATGGAGGTCTAAATGAGAAGTCTTTTGTGGATGGCTTGAATTTTAGTTTAAACAACATGCAGTATTCTAACCAGCAATTCCAGCCAGTTATGgctaactaa